A DNA window from Onychostoma macrolepis isolate SWU-2019 chromosome 13, ASM1243209v1, whole genome shotgun sequence contains the following coding sequences:
- the LOC131552617 gene encoding uncharacterized protein LOC131552617 → MCTWNVSMFRVLISAAALLTSEGLLVQGPAQPLVARLGGSITLPCSVETPLPVEELEIEWKRTDEEALVHLFQNGQDRPEAQHQSYRDRAHFFSEQIFKGNFSILLENTTVADTGIYRCVVYSYQDVGEISVTIQHVERVVVTGEAEIVFARVGEDVVLNCMVDSHIPPQRFDEVSWKKVDKSPDIIPVLLFQNGTIFPGSSHKRYRDRAEFFREEIPKGNFSIRLKNVQTADKGEYMCEVHTEKSVSSATVEIGRLGMSALHIITLILCFISLLLTFVLSIPVTIYISKKDIGTKPMYANYLQVVCPNICLSIAFVLWGVIEGSVVEVTMCATINLTRIILLFLMAPYFNWDTTVSVNFPGYIHRIIEFVAIPIAYLLISTAFCSAVLHDLWNTSQWTQAVLVSVGIILLSSMPAVFRALNNVCFTQFFDIHSSVRFIIESLGHVLMQSSNFLQMRLLFFRSSSVDESMIIMTYAFGGISAAISLIVLPIPAIRQYLCSRLGNFQLFALIWRCYLVWVTVMVVTLIGHSAFILFYLNKILEYTNERFGWIFVTVLLHVLTAISPSRFPRKVPDVIYTSLYMYGVAGLPVINSVSLATELILQLYKGERTVDDLRVIVLAFESIMSGVWLVLQIHAYWAVSGRNVQNELYTLRDFTTQCTLQQGDIESDFLENHLSEIQRCQPEAAPFLEEEQDQEV, encoded by the exons ATGTGCACTTGGAACGTGAGCATGTTTAGAGTCTTGATATCTGCAGCAGCTCTTCTAACATCTGAAG GGCTCTTGGTTCAAGGACCTGCTCAGCCTCTGGTGGCACGGCTCGGGGGTTCCATCACACTGCCCTGCTCTGTGGAAACACCATTACCTGTGGAGGAACTGGAGATCGAATGGAAGAGGACAGATGAAGAGGCATTAGTGCACTTGTTTCAGAATGGACAGGACAGACCTGAGGCTCAGCATCAGTCCTATAGGGATAgagcacattttttttctgagcaGATCTTTAAAGGAAACTTCTCAATCCTGTTGGAAAATACAACAGTTGCAGACACTGGTATCTACAGATGTGTTGTTTACTCTTACCAGGATGTTGGAGAGATCTCTGTTACAATTCAACATGTGG AGCGTGTAGTTGTGACAGGAGAAGCTGAAATTGTATTTGCACGTGTTGGGGAGGATGTTGTTCTAAACTGCATGGTGGACTCGCATATCCCTCCTCAACGCTTTGACGAGGTCTCATGGAAGAAGGTGGACAAAAGTCCAGACATCATCCCTGTGTTGCTTTTCCAAAATGGGACGATATTTCCAGGATCGTCTCACAAGCGTTACAGAGACAGAGCAGAGTTCTTCAGAGAAGAAATTCCCAAAGGCAACTTCTCGATAAGACTAAAAAATGTCCAGACTGCCGACAAGGGAGAGTACATGTGTGAAGTACACACAGAGAAATCGGTGAGCTCTGCAACTGTGGAAATCGGGAGGTTGG GGATGTCTGCTCTGCACATTATTACACTGATACTTTGCTTTATTTCCCTCTTGTTGACTTTCGTATTAAGTATTCCAGTCACAATCTATATAAGCAAAAAAG ATATTGGCACAAAACCCATGTACGCAAATTATTTGCAGGTTGTCTGTCCCAACATCTGTTTATCTATTGCATTTGTTCTGTGGGGAGTTATTGAAG GGTCTGTAGTTGAGGTAACGATGTGTGCAACAATTAATCTGACGAGGATCATTTTGTTATTTCTTATGGCCCCATATTTTAATTGGGATACTACAGTTTCTG TTAATTTTCCAGGTTATATCCACAGAATAATTGAATTTGTAGCGATTCCCATTGCATATCTTCTGATTTCTACAGCATTTTGCTCAG CTGTTCTTCATGATCTCTGGAATACATCTCAGTGGACTCAAGCTGTTCTCGTCAGTGTTGGGATTattctgctgtcatccatgccTGCAGTTTTTCGAGCCTTAAACAACGTTTGCTTCACACAATTTTTTGATATACATTCGTCAGTGCGATTTATTATAG AGTCGTTAGGACACGTTCTCATGCAGTCAAGCAACTTTCTTCAAATGCGTCTTCTCTTCTTTAGATCATCAAGTGTTGATGAAT CCATGATTATAATGACATATGCCTTTGGGGGAATTTCTGCTGCTATATCATTAATAGTTCTTCCAATACCAGCAATTCGCCAGTACCTTTGTTCAAGACTTGGCAACTTTCAACTTTTTGCGCTTATATGGAGATGTT ATTTAGTTTGGGTAACTGTTATGGTTGTTACACTCATCGGGCAtagtgcatttattttattttatctcaaCAAGATTCTGGAGTATACTAACG AGCGGTTTGGATGGATCTTTGTCACAGTTCTGCTCCATGTCTTGACTGCAATTTCACCCTCACGATTCCCCAGAAAAGTTCCTG ATGTAATTTACACTAGTTTGTACATGTATGGGGTGGCAGGTCTACCAGTAATCAATTCTGTTTCTCTTGCCACAGAATTAATATTGCAATTGT ACAAGGGGGAGAGAACAGTGGATGATCTGCGTGTAATAGTGCTGGCGTTTGAAAGCATTATGTCTGGCGTGTGGCTGGTTTTACAGATCCATGCATACT GGGCAGTTTCTGGGAGAAA TGTACAGAATGAGCTGTATACGCTGAGGGACTTCACAACACAGTGCACATTACAG CAAGGAGACATTGAATCAGATTTTTTAGAGAATCACCTCTCTGAGATCCAAAGATGTCAGCCAGAGGCAGCACCATTCCTTGAAGAAGAGCAAGATCAAGAGGTTTAG
- the neff2 gene encoding LOW QUALITY PROTEIN: neurofilament light polypeptide (The sequence of the model RefSeq protein was modified relative to this genomic sequence to represent the inferred CDS: inserted 2 bases in 1 codon) — MSFDPFISSSLSRRWEDSPSSRTTYRLSRGPLSSSRWPTRLEPLQRWEQSDLSQASIVNAELLELRAQEREQLVGLNNRFASYIEKVRHLEQQNRVLLLQLEGLRRRQSQPSRVQQLYLQEVRGLREQLHQEAQNKAXMEAQREKLREVHAQLHERWEEEAQRRSRAEVEVQRLREEAGQVALCSCDAEANVVSLAQELAFLKQVFAEEQEGLRVQLQVASLSVELDTRGPDLSAALREIRVQYESLAGRNMQTAEAWFRGKVASVVELTDKQEEAVRLVREETAEYRRLLQSRSAEVEALRNVIDSLNAQLGELEETQSTEVTKYQERISDLERDIADAKEEMSRYLREYQDLLNVKMALDVEIAAYRKLLEGEEIRFTYSTLPALA, encoded by the exons ATGAGCTTTGACCCTTTCATCTCCTCCTCCCTCTCCCGGCGATGGGAAGATTCCCCCTCCAGCAGAACCACCTACCGGCTCTCCCGGGGGCCCCTATCATCCTCCAGGTGGCCGACGCGCTTGGAGCCGCTGCAGCGCTGGGAACAGAGTGACCTGAGTCAGGCGAGCATAGTGAACGCAGAGCTGCTGGAGCTGCGGGCCCAAGAGCGAGAGCAGCTGGTGGGTCTGAACAACCGCTTCGCATCCTACATCGAGAAGGTGCGACACCTTGAGCAACAAAACCGGGTGCTGCTCCTACAGCTGGAGGGCCTCCGGCGCAGGCAGAGTCAGCCGTCCCGTGTGCAGCAGCTCTACCTACAGGAGGTACGGGGCCTCAGGGAGCAGCTGCACCAAGAGGCCCAGAATAAAGC CATGGAGGCACAGAGGGAGAAATTGCGGGAGGTGCATGCACAGCTGCACGAGCGCTGGGAGGAAGAGGCGCAGCGGCGTAGCCGGGCAGAGGTAGAGGTGCAGAGGTTGCGGGAGGAGGCGGGTCAGGTCGCACTGTGCAGCTGTGATGCAGAGGCCAACGTGGTCTCCCTGGCCCAGGAGTTGGCCTTCCTGAAGCAAGTGTTTGCGGAGGAGCAGGAGGGGCTGAGGGTCCAGCTACAGGTTGCCAGCCTCAGCGTGGAGCTGGACACAAGAGGACCGGACCTGTCGGCAGCTCTGAGAGAGATCCGAGTGCAGTATGAGAGCCTGGCTGGACGCAACATGCAGACCGCCGAAGCCTGGTTCCGGGGGAAGGTGGCGAGCGTAGTGGAGCTGACAGATAAGCAGGAGGAGGCTGTGCGCTTGGTACGTGAGGAGACCGCTGAGTATCGACGGCTGCTGCAGTCCCGTTCGGCTGAGGTCGAGGCACTGAGGAATGTCATCGATTCTCTGAATGCACAACTAGGGGAGCTAGAGGAGACACAGTCCACTGAGGTCACCAAGTACCAG GAGAGGATAAGTGACCTAGAGAGGGACATTGCGGATGCAAAAGAGGAAATGTCACGCTATTTGCGGGAGTATCAAGATCTGCTTAACGTGAAGATGGCTTTGGATGTTGAGATTGCAGCTTACAG GAAACTCCTGGAGGGAGAAGAAATTCGATTTACGTATTCCACCCTACCAGCCCTAGCCTAA